In Crinalium epipsammum PCC 9333, the genomic window TTCCCAGCACAATCAGGAAAATAATTGGAATCGAGAAGCCTAGTATTAGACGGTTGGTAATTTTGTTTAACATATATATTGAGGACTAAAAAATTAATTACAAGTACGATAAAAACCTAAAAAAAGATGGTGCTAAACCATTGGTTTTCCCAATTTTTTCCTAGATTCTTCATCAATACTCTTTTTGGTTATGCCTACTCAACCATCAGCAAACAAGCATATCGCTCATCGCTGAAAAGCCGCTCAAGCTCAATACATTGAATAATCCTTTTTTCATCAACGATTGTGCCGCTTAAGTATGGCGCATCCTCAACCCGAATGCTCGAATCCTTAATATCTGCGTTTGATACGCTTAACGTTTCCGTCACCCGCTCTGCCATCAGCCCTAAATATTTTAGCGATTCATTTTGGCGAGGATGTTTGACGATAATGATGCGGGTACTCAGGTAAGAGCGACTCGGTGTACCTTGAATCAAATGACACAGATCAATGACTGGTAGGATGATGCCTCGGTAGTTAAACAAACCCGCCATATATTCGGGTACGTGCTGCACCTTTCTGAGACTGACTCGTGGAATCACCTCAACAATGTGAGTGCCTTCGATCGCGTATAGATCTTTCCCAGCATAGAAGAGTAGAATTAGCACTTTAATGATAAGTTCTGATTGAATACGACAAATAAAATTTCAGGATATTATACGTCTAAAAATGAGAATTTATACTCATCCCTAACCCACGATCGCTGCATAAGCAATGACAACTATATTAAGAACAACAAATGAGCCAGACAGGATCGGAACAGCAAAGCTACGCATCAAATACCGCGAGTCCTGCTCTGATTCACTGAGAAATCGAGTGTAGACGAGCATAATGGCTGTTATGAAGATGTAAATAATGGCGATAATGTGGATGAAATCAATCAGGGTGACAGAATTGGTACTACCCAAATCTGATGTTGCTGCTTGCATATTTACTAAAACTGCAAACAAAGTACCGACAAAGATGCCCATGCGATCGCCAAAATCTTGATCCAGCAGCAACGTCATGATTGAGAGTGCAACAGCCGCATAAACTCCAATCGCAAGTTTAAAGAAACTAACTTTGCTCTGGCGGTTGATTGTAATTGATACAACTAAGCGCGATCGAGAGTTCGCTTCTTTTTTGATTCTGGGACTACCAAAACTGGTTCTATAAGGGAAATTTACCTGAGAAACCTTAAAGTTTGTAATTTCCCAACCTTCTACATCTATATTATGTTGATAGTCTGAGTTAGTAAAATCGGGGACATGAACAAAGTTGGAAGCATCTAATTTCGCTTCCTCAAGGGAAATTTCCAGTTTATGGCGATCAAATGGATAATTTTTTGTGTCCCAGTTGTGATATAAAGTTGTGCTAATTTCCTGTTCAGACCAGAATACGTTTTTATTTGCCTTAAATGTATCCGACTGATTTTCACTTCGAGAAAAACTGGTATAATCCCTACTAACTTCCCTATTATTAATCACCTTTAGGCTTTCTAGGGGTTTTAGAGTCTCAAAAGGACAAATGCTCCAGACCCAAAAGTTTGCTGCAAACGACTTTTCTGCTGGATTAAAATCTCGTAAAGATGTCAAGTAAACTCCGAGTTGACAAGTTTTTGGAGATGTTACAGCCTCCGCCTGAACTGGCATTTTAGACAGCCACACGCTAAAAACAGCGATCACTAAGCAACCAATTAAGGGTATCTGTTTGACAATTGTTCTAACCGCAGGGTGATGCTGTTTAGAAATATATCGCGTCAATCATCAACTCCCTCGCTAAATAACCCCTGATTTTATCAGCAAACTATTCTTACCTAATGTTTATTAATTACTTATAGAACTTTTCAATTAATATCAAACATTAATTGAAAGCCTAGCCTCGGTAGGCGGGCTTTGTTAGTGTAGCTGCACTATGTGCGGGTGTCAGCCTCAAGGAAAATGAAACAGCCCTGCTTAAAAAGGGGGACTTTTGGTCTTGTTCCCAGGTTGAACCTGGGAACCATTGAATGAGGCTCTGCCTCATTCTAAAAGGTTATCTATCGGTACTGGTTCTAAATTTTCGGCTGGTTTAAACCCAAACACCCGCGAGTAGAAATAAAACTCCCCATCAATAGCGCGTTTAATATTTTCAGCGCGACGAAACCCATGTTGTTCTCCTTCAAAAGGAACATAAGCGACAGGTAAACCTTTTGCTTTTAATGCTTCCACCATCATTTCTGCTTGGTTAGGTGGAACAACTTTATCTTCTAACCCTTGGAAAAAGATCACGGGACAAGATAGTTTATCAGTAAAATGGATAGGCGATCGCTCTATATATATATCTTGCCTTTCTGGGTACGCACCGATTAATCTATCGAGATAACGTGCTTCAAATTTGTGGGTATCTTTAGCTAAAGCTTCTAAATCGCTAACCCCGTAATAACTAGCGCCTGCTTTAAATACGTCACGGAATGTCAGGGCGCAAAGTGTAGTATAACCGCCTGCACTACCACCTGCGATCGCCATTCTCTCACCATCTACTAAACCTTGGTTAGCAAGATAACGCGCCGCGTTTGCACAGTCATCAACATCAACAATACCCCACTTACCATCTAAGCGTTGATGATATTCCCGTCCATAACCTGTACTCCCACCATAATTTACATCTAAGAAAGCAAAACCGCGACTTGTCCAATATTGGATTTTTAAGTTTAATTGACTAGATGTTGCTGCTGTTGGACCACCATGACTTTTAACTAATACTGGCGGTTTTTCTCCAGCAGGTGCGTTATAGTCTTGGTTTTTGGGTGGATAGAAAAAGGCATAAGCAGTTAAGCCATTTTCTGTAGGAAATTCAATCGGTTGCGGTTGGGAAATATAGCCAGGGTCAATTTCCATCTCACTTGACCGCCGTAAAACTTGCAACTCGCCACTAGATAAATTTAACTCCACAATAGCTGTTGATTCTGTCGGTGAAGCTGCACTAAATACAACACGACCTGGCGCTGTTTTGAGTGAAGAAATTTCTGTGTAAGGAGTTTCTATTTGTTGTAGCTGTTTAGTAGTTGTATCTAAACTGGCTAAATACCAAATACCATTTTGGGTGTAAGTGCAGATAATGCGATTAGCATCAAAGCCATAAGTAGACATTCCAAAAACCCATTGGGGAAGTCCAAATTCCGCCTGCATTTCACATAGTAATTCAGTATTACCATTTTGCCAGCGATAGAAGTTCCACCAACCAGTACGATCTGAAACAAAGTATAAAATGTTATCTGGCGACCACTCTGGCTGAAATATGGATTCATCAATGCCACCAGCAACTAACTGAGGTGTATTTAAAGAACCATCGGCTGTTATTTCACTAACCCATAATTCTGTACCATTCCAAGGCATATTGGGATGGTTCCAACTCAGCCATGCTAATTTTGTACCGTCGGGACTTAGACGTGGTGAAGAGTAAAATTCACTACCAGAAATTAAGATTTGAGTGTTTCCATCTGGCAGACTGATACTAACTAATGTATTTACTGGTTCGTGACCGCCACCAGTATTATCTTCGCGTACACAAATTAAGCGATCGCGCACAGGATCTATAATCATATCTGCATAGCGCAAATCTCCCCCTGACTGCCCTTGAGAAAGTTGTTGCGGTTCAGCATTTAAGGTTTGACGGTAGAGATGCTGGTCTGCAAAGTTGCAAAAATACACTGTACTCTTATTTACAAAAAAAGAACCGCCACCGTATTCATTTACGCGAGTGCGAACATTAAAAGGCGCAACAGTAACATCAGCAAGTTGATTATCTGGGGTACGCCTTACAAGTACATTTCGTCCGCCTTCTTGTGGTCGCATTTCAATCCAGTAGATATCATCGCCATCAAGAACAACTGGTCCTAATCCTATTGTTGCCGAGACAATTAAATCTGATGTAATAGGAGATTTCCAAGATCCATATAATGCAATTTGTGGTTGATTCATTTTAATATCACTATTTGTTTTTCAAAAATCAATTAAACCATTTTTGTAGCTACAGTTTAGCTGCGCGTACATCTGTGTTTATCTGTGTCCATCCGTGGTTAATTATCCAAAAATTTAATTATGCAATAAGCAAATTTCTGAGCTTTAATTTACTATTTTACAAAATATTATTTTAATAAGATAGCGGGGAAATTAATAACTAAAAATATTATTTCCCCATAGATTATAGCTTATTTACAACCTAATGATGCGCGAGTTGCAACACCAGTTTTGGAGTTAACACCATCTGCTACATCACAAAGTTTCTTGACGTTAGTTCCATCCAATACAACACCACTGAAATCAGTACCGTTAATATTTACTTCATCAAATCTGGACTTTAGCAAAATTGATTCACTGAAAACTGCATCACTAAGATCTGCATTTGAGAAGTCAGCAGCATAAGCTAACCCATTAGTAAAATCTGCACTGTGTAGAGAACTACCTTTCAGAGTAGAACCGTTAAAAACTACGCCTCGTATATCAGCATTGTTAAAGTTAGTGTTATCTAAATTAGCTTCCACAAATTCAGATGAAATTAAGGTTTGACCGGAAAAATCTTTCCCACTAAGATCTAGTTTGGGTTTAGCTTTCCTAGCAGCTAAAGCTGATTCAGGGGATAAAAGAAAGATGAATGCTAACAGTAACGCTACCAGTACTTTAAAATACCTCATAATCGTCCAATACAGTTGAATATTTTCTCTTTTTAGATTATCTACGCTAAAGTGCCTCAAAAACCATCTGTGGCGTTAACACTTTTCCTTGATCTGAATCAGTTAAGTTAGCAATGCCTAAAAATTGCTGGTTTTCATCATAAACCCGTAGAAAGTTTGTTGATTTTGCCGCTTGAATTGATATTCTATCGCTAGGCTCTTGTTCTTCACTTTCTGTTATGTCTAAAATAGAAAATTGAGGATTTAAAATTTTTTGCCCTTGACACCAACGTTTAGCATCTGTTGCGGATAAATTTACAGATATTAAATGTGTTAAAGCGATTGGCGGTGGGATTGGTTGAAATGTACCTCGCTGAATCTGTTCTTCTAATTCTTCAAAAGTGATACTATCAGCTAAATTAAACCCACAACTGGCGGTGCGTATTAAGGAAGCGAGTACGCCACCAGTATTAAGAGCAATACCTAAATCACGTGCGATCGCTCTTATATATGTACCAGATCCACAGGCGATCGCTACATCTATTTCTGGAAACTCCCCACCTCGCCAGTCTAAAACATCAATCTGATATACTTCCACTGTTCGCGCTGGCACATCAATTTTTTCTCCAGCCCGCGCTAAATCATATAAACGTTTACCTTGTACTTGAATAGCACTGTAATTAGGTGGGATTTGTTGAATAGTTCCTTCAAATTGTTGTAGTGCTGCTGTAACAGCTTCTAAACTCAGATCATTTACTGGTTGTTGAGAAATAATTTCCCCAGCTAAATCATCAGTTGTTGTTGTTACTCCTAACTTAATTGTCCCTTGATAAGCTTTATCTTGGCGGAGATATTGTAATAATCTCGTAGCTTTACCCAAGGCAATCGGTAATACACCCGTAACAGCAGGATCTAAAGTTCCCCCATGTCCGACACGCTTTAAACGCAGTAACTTACGCACCCGCGCTACACAGTCATGGGAAGTAAAACCTGCTGGTTTGTTTAAATTTAAGAAACCTTGCACAGTTAATAAATTAATAAGTGAACATCAGTCAAATTGGTATAGCTATTGCAAAATTCGATAAATTTAATTGATCATCTGCGTTCATCTGCGTTTATCTGTTTTCATCTGCGTTATAAAAAAAGACCTTAAAAAATTTTGCAAAAAGATTTGCGTAGGTTGGGTTGATAAACGAAACCCAACCTACAACTATATGAGGGTGTCGGCTTTTTGATTTATTATCAAAAACTAATTCCCACGTTTATAAACGTCCTGAATCACTTTTGCTAACCGTCGCATTCCAGTTTCAATATCCTCATCAGTCGCCGTTAAACTAATCCGAATACACTCTTGTTTATGCTTCCAATCTTCACGCAAACCAGGGAAGAAAGAACTACCAGGAACAACAATTACACCAACTTGCTTTAATTGTTGGTATAACTCCCAATCAGTAATCGGTAAATCTTCAAACCAAATCCACGCAAATATAGCGCCTTCACCCCGATGTAAAAACCAAGGCAAATCTTTAGGCATTGCCTCATCTAAAGTACTTTCTACAACGGTGAATTTTTTCTGGTAATAGGGACGGATAACTGATGTGGCGATATCTGCCAGCATACCAGTTTCAATTGCACGGGCTGCGATCGCTTGTCCATACCGTGACGAATGTATACACATATTCGTCTGGAATGACTCTAGTACGTTAATGTACTTTTCTTCCCCGATAGCAATCCCAATTCTTTCCCCTGGTAATCCCACCTTCGACAAACTCATGCAGTGAATGATATTACCGCCAAAAATCGGAGTCATCTCCGTAAAATTCAACGCTGGAAAAGGCGGCGCGTAGGCAGAATCAATTAACACAGGTATATCATAAGGTTCTGCTAATGCTGCGATCTTACGCACTTCGTCATCAGTAAGCACATTTCCTGTAGGGTTACAGGGACGGGAGAACAACACACAACCTGTGCTTTCATCTATATTTAACTTGCTAAAATCTGGGCGATACTTAAATGTATGTCCTGCGGTATCAATATCCAAAGCAGGTTTGTAAGCAAACAAAGCTTCTGGAAATAAAGTTAAACCACCATAACCTGTGTAATCTGGACTCAAAGGCAATACAATTTGCTTGAGTTTACCACTGCTGGTATATCCCCCAAACGCATTAGTAGCGTAAAAGTAAAGGCTTTGACTTCCAGGGGTAATCAGAATATTGCGATTAGTTAAATTCAGGTTGTATCGTTGATTGAAAAAATTAACTACAGCTTCAATCAGTGGTTCATAACCTTGGCTATCACCGTAGCGACAAACAACATTGCCAAAGTCTTGACCATTTAATAATTCTGTGGTATATTCGCGCCACAGTTCTTCTACTTCCGGTAAAATTACTGGATTACCAGGGCTGAGATTAATATATTGCTGTCCTACACCTGCTTGTAGGGTTTCTTTAATATCTTTCATAATTGCCCGCACTCCAGTTAAGTGGGACATTTTATCGCCAAATTGAGTAAGGGCAGGGTTCATAGGATTTAGCAAAATAGATTTTTTACTGGTTGACAAATTGTAGATTACTCCCTTCCCGCGATGGTGAATACCTATTTAAAAAACCGCCAAGACGCAAAGGTCGCCAAGGAAGAAGAAGAATATGATCGCTAATCTTGAGCGTGGGAAGGAAGTAACAGCTATTGAATAGCGATCGCACTAACCGTTCTTCTATTGTCCTACCACTTCACAAAATTTCACCTCAAAATCTGTAAAAAGTGTAATAAAACACTATTTTTGGTGAGAAGCCTGTCAAGCTATAAACTAGGACGAATGGGATGATAGTTCTGACCTCTTATTGCATTCAGCTAAAAACTGCAAAAAGTAACGGGTAGATTCATCAAGATTAGCTAGTATAAGTAGGTCTTTCCCCAAACCGCCTAAACATCGAAGTAATTCAGCAAATTAAAGAAATAATGACAACAGTTGAGACGCTACGCTCCAAACTCCCCTTTCCGCTCAAGCCCTTAGCAGACATAGCTTACAATTATTGGTGGAGTTGGACAAGCGATCGCATTTCCCTATTTCAAAGCATTAGCCCTGAAGAATGGCAGCGTTGTGGACGCAACCCAGTCGCTCTACTAGAATCTGCCAGCTATGTGCGCCTTACCCAAATGGCAAAAGACCCCACATACATTAAACGGGTAAAAGCCTTAGCACAGCAGTTTAACGAATACATGGAGCAAAAAAATACTTGGGCAAGTAATATCGCTCCAGAAATTAAAAAAGAAAGCCCAATAGCTTATTTTTGTGCAGAATTTGGCATCCACGAGTCCTTACCAATTTACTCTGGTGGCTTGGGTATTTTGGCTGGGGATCACCTAAAATCAGCCTCAGACTTAGGCGTACCTCTGGTAGCTGTTGGGCTGGGTTATCGTCAAGGTTACTTCCAACAACGCTTAAATCAGAGTGGTTGGCAAGAAGAAAACTATATTGACAATCCCTTTGAGCGGATGCCCGTTGAGTTAATTACAAATGAGCAAGGACAACCCCTAACGATTAAGGTGGAAGTTCGCCAAAGGATGGTTAATGCTCAAATTTGGTTAGCGCGAGTTGGTCGTGTCAAGCTTTACTTATTAGATACAAATCGGGATGATAATGATCCCATTGATCGCTGGTTAACCGGACATCTTTACGGCGGTAATCAAGACACTCGCATTGCCCAAGAAGTATTGCTAGGGATTGGCGGTGTAAGAGCATTACAAGCAGTGGGAATCAATCCTTCTATTCATCACTTGAATGAAGGTCATGCTGCATTCTGCACCTTAGAGATTGCCCGTAATGAAATTCAGCGTACTGGTAAATCATTTTATGACGTTGAAGCATCAGTGCGCGATCGCTGTGTCTTCACCACCCATACCCCAGTACCCGCAGGTCACGATGTCTTCTCATCCGACCTGATGGACTCCTACTTTGCTCACTACTGGGCAACACTAGGAATATCTCGTGAACAATTCCTCGCATTAGGCGCACGTCGTCTGGGTGATCCCTGGGAACCATTCGGCATGACTGTTTTAGCTTTGCGGATGTGTCGCACCGCTAACGGCGTGAGCGAATTGCACGGTCAAGTTTCCCGCAAAATGTGGAAAATTCTTTACCCAGAACGTGCCGAAGACAAAGTACCTATTGGTTACATTACCAATGGAGTTCATGCCCCTACTTGGACAGCGCCGTTACTTGCCGATTTGTATCAAGAGTACTTCGGCGAAGATTGGCTGAATAATCTTATGGATTCCCAAATGTGGGCGAAAGTAGACAATATTCCCGATGAGGAAATTTGGTGGCGGCATCAAGTTCTCAAAGAACGGTTGATTGCTCATACTCGCTACAAGCTGAAACTAGCACGGCAACAGCGCCACGAAGATCAACACCGCATTGATTCC contains:
- a CDS encoding chemotaxis protein CheW, with the protein product MLILLFYAGKDLYAIEGTHIVEVIPRVSLRKVQHVPEYMAGLFNYRGIILPVIDLCHLIQGTPSRSYLSTRIIIVKHPRQNESLKYLGLMAERVTETLSVSNADIKDSSIRVEDAPYLSGTIVDEKRIIQCIELERLFSDERYACLLMVE
- a CDS encoding valine--pyruvate transaminase; the protein is MNPALTQFGDKMSHLTGVRAIMKDIKETLQAGVGQQYINLSPGNPVILPEVEELWREYTTELLNGQDFGNVVCRYGDSQGYEPLIEAVVNFFNQRYNLNLTNRNILITPGSQSLYFYATNAFGGYTSSGKLKQIVLPLSPDYTGYGGLTLFPEALFAYKPALDIDTAGHTFKYRPDFSKLNIDESTGCVLFSRPCNPTGNVLTDDEVRKIAALAEPYDIPVLIDSAYAPPFPALNFTEMTPIFGGNIIHCMSLSKVGLPGERIGIAIGEEKYINVLESFQTNMCIHSSRYGQAIAARAIETGMLADIATSVIRPYYQKKFTVVESTLDEAMPKDLPWFLHRGEGAIFAWIWFEDLPITDWELYQQLKQVGVIVVPGSSFFPGLREDWKHKQECIRISLTATDEDIETGMRRLAKVIQDVYKRGN
- the truB gene encoding tRNA pseudouridine(55) synthase TruB, whose product is MQGFLNLNKPAGFTSHDCVARVRKLLRLKRVGHGGTLDPAVTGVLPIALGKATRLLQYLRQDKAYQGTIKLGVTTTTDDLAGEIISQQPVNDLSLEAVTAALQQFEGTIQQIPPNYSAIQVQGKRLYDLARAGEKIDVPARTVEVYQIDVLDWRGGEFPEIDVAIACGSGTYIRAIARDLGIALNTGGVLASLIRTASCGFNLADSITFEELEEQIQRGTFQPIPPPIALTHLISVNLSATDAKRWCQGQKILNPQFSILDITESEEQEPSDRISIQAAKSTNFLRVYDENQQFLGIANLTDSDQGKVLTPQMVFEAL
- the glgP gene encoding alpha-glucan family phosphorylase produces the protein MTTVETLRSKLPFPLKPLADIAYNYWWSWTSDRISLFQSISPEEWQRCGRNPVALLESASYVRLTQMAKDPTYIKRVKALAQQFNEYMEQKNTWASNIAPEIKKESPIAYFCAEFGIHESLPIYSGGLGILAGDHLKSASDLGVPLVAVGLGYRQGYFQQRLNQSGWQEENYIDNPFERMPVELITNEQGQPLTIKVEVRQRMVNAQIWLARVGRVKLYLLDTNRDDNDPIDRWLTGHLYGGNQDTRIAQEVLLGIGGVRALQAVGINPSIHHLNEGHAAFCTLEIARNEIQRTGKSFYDVEASVRDRCVFTTHTPVPAGHDVFSSDLMDSYFAHYWATLGISREQFLALGARRLGDPWEPFGMTVLALRMCRTANGVSELHGQVSRKMWKILYPERAEDKVPIGYITNGVHAPTWTAPLLADLYQEYFGEDWLNNLMDSQMWAKVDNIPDEEIWWRHQVLKERLIAHTRYKLKLARQQRHEDQHRIDSVEQLLDPNVLTIGFARRFSLYKRGDLLLRDAERALRIFGNSDRPVQIVFAGKAHPQDEEGKRIIQRLMEWCKHPSLVSRVALIEDYDIYTAQKLVQGVDVWLNNPRRPLEASGTSGQKVCFNGGINCSVLDGWWCEGYQADANGKGINGWAIGEDANTSDQELQDRIDSEALYKLLEEEIVPMYYDQDANGVPHRWIQMMKASIKINAPLFNTDRMVADYVTQVYAPGCSSGVKPILASVTA
- a CDS encoding pentapeptide repeat-containing protein gives rise to the protein MRYFKVLVALLLAFIFLLSPESALAARKAKPKLDLSGKDFSGQTLISSEFVEANLDNTNFNNADIRGVVFNGSTLKGSSLHSADFTNGLAYAADFSNADLSDAVFSESILLKSRFDEVNINGTDFSGVVLDGTNVKKLCDVADGVNSKTGVATRASLGCK
- a CDS encoding S9 family peptidase, translated to MNQPQIALYGSWKSPITSDLIVSATIGLGPVVLDGDDIYWIEMRPQEGGRNVLVRRTPDNQLADVTVAPFNVRTRVNEYGGGSFFVNKSTVYFCNFADQHLYRQTLNAEPQQLSQGQSGGDLRYADMIIDPVRDRLICVREDNTGGGHEPVNTLVSISLPDGNTQILISGSEFYSSPRLSPDGTKLAWLSWNHPNMPWNGTELWVSEITADGSLNTPQLVAGGIDESIFQPEWSPDNILYFVSDRTGWWNFYRWQNGNTELLCEMQAEFGLPQWVFGMSTYGFDANRIICTYTQNGIWYLASLDTTTKQLQQIETPYTEISSLKTAPGRVVFSAASPTESTAIVELNLSSGELQVLRRSSEMEIDPGYISQPQPIEFPTENGLTAYAFFYPPKNQDYNAPAGEKPPVLVKSHGGPTAATSSQLNLKIQYWTSRGFAFLDVNYGGSTGYGREYHQRLDGKWGIVDVDDCANAARYLANQGLVDGERMAIAGGSAGGYTTLCALTFRDVFKAGASYYGVSDLEALAKDTHKFEARYLDRLIGAYPERQDIYIERSPIHFTDKLSCPVIFFQGLEDKVVPPNQAEMMVEALKAKGLPVAYVPFEGEQHGFRRAENIKRAIDGEFYFYSRVFGFKPAENLEPVPIDNLLE